The genomic interval TTCAGGAATGGTTTCGACGACCCGGTCTGCAAGTGCCAACTCACCACGTTCGATCAAGAGCAGGGCTGCCATCGCCACAATCGGTTTGGTGATCGACGCGACCAGGAAAATTGCGTCGTCGCGCAGCGGGGCTTCGTGATTGAGCCGCTGGCGTCCAACATGTGTCAACCCCTCGATTTCGTACTCGGTGCCGGTCGCGATCGCGACGCAGGGAAGCGTTTGCGAGTCACACAACCGTGTGGCCAAGTCGATGGCGGACTGCCAGCGACCGCGATGAAGTTGTCGAATCGTTTTTGACATTTTCGCGTTCCGTGGTTGTCAGATGGAGCAGGGAACCATCAAGCGTGAATCATGAAGGAAGGGGTGCTGAGGGTGTATTGAGCAATCGCTTCAAGCACAAGTCTATCAGTCCGATTCAATTGCGGAACGGGATCCCGTGTTACGAACGCGAACCATTGGTGGCTTCGTCAACGGTCTGGACAGAGTGACAGTCTCATTGGTGCCTCGTCATGCTCGAGGGCGTTGCCAAGCGAGAGCTTTTGAAGTTGCGCTCCTTGAGAAACACCTCTCTCTGGGACGAGTTGACGCCCGATCGAAGCTCCCACCTGGGCAGCGTATTTTTCGCGCGATGAGCCAAACCGCGCAACTTCAAAAGCGGGAGCTTGGCAACGAGGAACATTGGCGGCGATCCGTCGGCAACGATTCGAGCAAGACCACGACAATGACGATCGGAAACGTCGATGGAACGATATCTGCTGAAACGCGATTCCGTCGGATCAGGTACCATTGGGGATGATTGGTGCGCGCGTCTCGCGAGAACGTCCTCAATTTTTCTCGGAATCCTGATATCCTCAGCATGTCGAGAGGGGTCCGTACCACCTGCGTCATGCCTCGGGACCATTGTTTTGCCGTGAGTCGTCCCTGAATTCAGGAATCGCATTGATGAGTGTTGAGTTAGGATTCGTTGTTCGAACTCTGCTGCTGTCGGTGATCATTGGGTCCGCGGCATCGGTGACATTCGCCCAATCCGCGACCGAACGACTACAGGCATTGTTTGATGACGAATGGCAGTACCAACTCCGCGAATCACCGATTGAAGCATCGTACCTGGGCGACAAACGGTACAACGACAAATGGCCCGATGTCAGCCTGGGGGCGATCAAGGCACGGCACGAACACCAGCGTACTGTTCTCTCCCATCTTGCGACGATCGATTCGTCGAAGCTGTCGGACAGCGACCGATTGAATGTCGATCTGTTTCGTCGTCAGTTGACTATCGAACTCGACGAGATTCCATTTCAGTGGTACCTGGTGCCGCTCAATCAGCGTGAAGGCATTCAAGACGAAAGCTCCGTCGCCGATGCCATGTCGTTTCAGTCCGTGAAGGATTTTGAAGATTGGCTCGCACGACTGCGTTCGTTTCCCGAATACATGGACCAGACCATTGCGTTGATGCGAGCGGGAATTGCTGCAGGCATGGTCCAGCCTCAAGTCGTCATGAAACGACTTCCTGCACAGATCAAGCGTCAGATCGTCGAAGAGCCCACGGCCAGTTTGTATTACAAGCCCTTCAAGTCCTTCCCGTCCGAAATTGCGATTGCAGACCGCGAACGCTTGCAGCGAGAAGCGCAGGCCGTCATTCGCGAACGAATTGTTCCGTCCTATCGAAAGTTCTTCGGCTTCTTCGAGCGTGAGTATTATCCCTCGTGTCTGCGCGGCATCGGAGCCTCGCAATGGCCGCAGGGCACCGAGTTCTACGCGTTTTTGGCCAGGAAATATACGACGACGAATTTGTCACCCCAGCAGATTCACGAGATCGGATTGGCGGAGGTGAAGCGGATTCGAATCGAGATGGAACGAATCAAAAATGAGGTGGGATTCAACGGCTCACTGACGGATTTTTTCGAACACCTGCGAACTGCACCCCAGTTTCACTTCACCGATCCCAACGACCTGATGAAGGCGTATGTGACATTCTGCCAGCGGATCGATCCCCAGCTTCCTCGAATCTTCAAAACGCTGCCGCGCATTCCGTATCAACTGGATGCGATTCCCGCGCAGATGGCCGCCGACACCACGACCGCGTACTACCGCCCCCCATCGGCGGATGGATCACGTCCGGGTACTTTCTTCGTGAACCTCTATAAGCCAGAAACGCGACCCAAATACGAGATCGCCGCGTTGTCATTGCATGAAGCCGTACCAGGACATCATCTGCAAATCGCTCTGGCGACAGAAATGGGGAACGTTCCCGAGTTTCGCAAACACTCGCATTTCACTTCGTATGTGGAAGGGTGGGGACTTTACAGCGAAAGCCTGGGTGACGAGATGGGGTTGTACGACGATCCCTATGCGAAATTCGGGCAATTGACGTATGAAGTGTGGCGTTCCGTCCGGTTGGTTGTCGACACCGGAATGCACTCGATGAAATGGACACGTGAGGAAGCGATTCAGTATTTCAAAGAGAATGCCGCCAAGACGGAACTGGATATCGTCAACGAAATCGACCGCTATATCGCCTGGCCCGGACAAGCCTTGGCGTAC from Schlesneria paludicola DSM 18645 carries:
- a CDS encoding DUF885 domain-containing protein translates to MSVELGFVVRTLLLSVIIGSAASVTFAQSATERLQALFDDEWQYQLRESPIEASYLGDKRYNDKWPDVSLGAIKARHEHQRTVLSHLATIDSSKLSDSDRLNVDLFRRQLTIELDEIPFQWYLVPLNQREGIQDESSVADAMSFQSVKDFEDWLARLRSFPEYMDQTIALMRAGIAAGMVQPQVVMKRLPAQIKRQIVEEPTASLYYKPFKSFPSEIAIADRERLQREAQAVIRERIVPSYRKFFGFFEREYYPSCLRGIGASQWPQGTEFYAFLARKYTTTNLSPQQIHEIGLAEVKRIRIEMERIKNEVGFNGSLTDFFEHLRTAPQFHFTDPNDLMKAYVTFCQRIDPQLPRIFKTLPRIPYQLDAIPAQMAADTTTAYYRPPSADGSRPGTFFVNLYKPETRPKYEIAALSLHEAVPGHHLQIALATEMGNVPEFRKHSHFTSYVEGWGLYSESLGDEMGLYDDPYAKFGQLTYEVWRSVRLVVDTGMHSMKWTREEAIQYFKENAAKTELDIVNEIDRYIAWPGQALAYKIGELKIKELRQRARTKLGDQFDLRQFHDVVLRNGAVPLDILEQLVNDWIAHVK